A stretch of Equus caballus isolate H_3958 breed thoroughbred chromosome 11, TB-T2T, whole genome shotgun sequence DNA encodes these proteins:
- the QRICH2 gene encoding glutamine-rich protein 2 isoform X7 — protein sequence MPPATAATKVTLRELADLAIGTPELGAVNFTALHTLIVAMLKCLNLRETRIDFQAPSPEQGLSLELPQASLSAPQLATPKERRRSSGAGRAPPVLEGQVKELGAQVQDLSRQLKTMGSQVQGIASHVQHLSATASGLDANTRRWLEEKETAMLMPEKPRMEAMKIRKDSEAVSGPRTMELLHDVTEDMKTLKEVHQKAQELPELNPQKLVQRVDELERLIRGREEFLDQIGRKLSVMPVGEEVTMVTWEELEQAITDGWRASQQGSDSTIGLPKRKGQASLTSSDATSTGGSTKHSTADQPLESASGFGPSQPLSATSGTTYPSEGMSSRERSRRPSPAVFPGGEQHPRARDEAGLAKPYHPAVSQFRVESDRRRAREQHSLAHPRRDERDAHPAPFQQDLPPATSARDWHPQVYPDQHGGVYISQGQIYPRLDQHDLGPLETPDMNQLALLHPSTYHPHGIVPHSTGQLGVMPPMVPGRDQQRLELPRTDQPSMVPLSTYQQGMILPGTDQRGVEQPGMDENVMGPLGMDQHGLVPLGMDQHGSVIFSMDQQGLGLPSMDQHGLVPPLRDERGLVSPGLMQVAADQQAFVHPSLETSGFIQPGASQPALVQAGAGQPGVVQPGAGQPALVQPGVGQPGMVQPGAGQPGVVQPGVGQPGMVQPGAGQPGVVQPGAGQPGVVQPGAGQPGVVQPGAGRHAVVQPGIGQPGMVQPGAGQPGVVQPGTRQPGVVQPGARQPGVGQPRVVQPRAGQPALVQPGARQPGVVQPGAGRPALVQPGAGQPGVVQPSARQPGVVQPGVGQHSVVQPAAGQPGVVQPVVDQSAYPPGWAQPGTYLPGLVQPGADQPGLAQHGTDQPGLMQPHAYLPSLAQPSTDQPGLVQPGMDQPGLVQPGVGQPGLAQPGLAQPGMDQHGLVQPGVGRPGLVQPGMDQRGLAQPGVARPGLVQPGMDQRGLVQPGVARPGLVQPGMDQRGLVQPGVGQPGLVQPGMDQRGLVQPGVGWPGLVQPGMDQQGMVQPGVGQPGLVQPGMYQRGLVQPGMDQWGLVQPGMDQHGLVQPEKGQPDLLQPGAGQHGLVQTGMEQRGLVQPGAGQPGSVQPGTDQGGLVQPATDQPGLVQPGSGQPGLAQPGAGQAGLAQPGAGQPGLAQPGAGQPGLAQPGAGQAGLAQPGAGQPGLAQPGAGQPGLAQPGAGQPGLAQPGAGQAGLAQPGAGQPGLAQPGAGQAGLAQPGAGQPGLAQPGSGQPGLAQPGAGQPGLAQPGAGQPGLAQPGAGQAGLAQPGAGQPGLVQPSARHLGFVQPGVDQRGLVQPGTDPRGFLKPSIYTPGLVSPDIYPPGPVQPGAYLPGLVQPGAYPRGLVPSGVYPHGLVQPGAYPHSLVQAGAYPHGFVQPGLDQRGLRQPGTDQQGLIPLGTELRRFPTFRADSRNFISPRPYQHSVVPPGRTQHGQVSPLPANQDLALPGIDQEGLVPPETYQHGVMHPGTDQPSPAPLSTGVRSARLDQQHLVSPGPDQRDHAYSTPVSQGVDRYVQVDADPNQTYASNQLGVSTQTTPTQDATFFRRETSLNYLDQVSSEKIDVQSERRESLDKLAPSFPMAVETFRLMGELIGLYVELKENMKDLDEQEAGQTDLEKIQYLLALMVKKTIPPDLQEQLKTLKTLTKEIRQEKAKLDKMQKVVEGDAEQEIGKDMKTGQLTMQLGILRVTVADIEKELAELRESQEQGKVSMENSVSEASLYLQNQLDKLRTIIESMLTSSSTLLSMSMAPHKTLTTLAPGQIDPEATCPACSLDLSHQVSTLVRRYEQLQDMVNNLTTTRPSKKTKLQSQDEELLGHVQRAILQVQGDCEKLNITTSNLIEDHRQKQKDIDVLYQGLEKLEKEKANRENLEMEIGTKADKSALAAKVSRVQFDATTEQLNHMMQELVAKMSGQEQDWQKMLDKLLLEMDTKLDRLELDPVKQLLEDRWKSLRQQLKERSPLYQADEAAAMRRQLLAHFHCLSCDRPLETPVTGQIIPVTPVCPGLPGHRSIRPYTVFELEQVRQQSRNLKLGSAPFPRSDLAQMERSVGRLRTMHSKMLMDIEKVQIHFGGSVKASSQMIRELLQAQCLRSPCYKRVHDPADYTYSTVPRRCGGSHTRTYPYRRNRLQHLAQGLYPTDEIQIAMKHKEVDILGLDGHIYKGRMDTRLPSILSKDRVTKQKAKQPRPHVHRQQSLGDNGQLPSRPQSAQMLAGNNSAPSRQWKDRPVSSEGRLSQPNMAHPPSPSEMANVPAGMEIPMDVPPGEGLEEPTRGPRSTSAHRAEQ from the exons ATGCCGCCCGCGACGGCGGCCACCAAGGTCACCCTCCGGGAGCTGGCCGACCTCGCCATCGGCACCCCGGAGCTGGGCGCCGTCAACTTCACGGCCCTGCACACGCTCATCGTGGCCATGCTCAAGTGCCTCAACCTGCGGGAGACGCGGATCGACTTCCAGGCGCCGTCGCCCGAGCAGGGTCTCTCCTTGGAGCTCCCCCAGGCCTCGCTTAGCGCCCCGCAGCTGGCGACGCCCAAAGAGAGGCGGAGGAGCAGCGGCGCGGGCAGGGCGCCGCCGGTGCTGGAGGGCCAGGTGAAGGAGCTGGGCGCGCAGGTCCAGGACCTCAGCAGGCAGCTCAAGACCATGGGGAGCCAGGTTCAGGGCATCGCGTCCCACGTGCAGCATCTCAGCGCCACGGCCAGCGGGCTCGACGCGAACACCCGGAGGTGGCTGGAGGAGAAGGAGACGGCCATGCTGATGCCCGAGAAGCCGCGAATGGAGGCAATGAAAATCAGGAAGGACAGCGAGGCGGTCAGCGGCCCCCGG ACCATGGAGCTGCTCCACGATGTCACGGAAGACATGAAAACCCTGAAAGAAGTTCACCAAAAGGCGCAAGAGCTGCCCGAGTTGAACCCCCAG AAACTCGTCCAGCGGGTTGATGAACTAGAGAGGCTAATCAGAGGCCGGGAAGAATTCCTG GATCAAATTGGCCGGAAGCTGAGTGTGATGCCTGTTGGAGAAGAAGTCACGATGGTCACCTGGGAGGAGCTGGAGCAAGCAATTACTGACGGCTGGAGAGCCTCACAACAG GGCTCAGACTCAACAATAGGACTTCCCAAGCGCAAAGGGCAGGCTTCCTTAACATCGAGCGACGCGACTTCAACCGGAGGCTCCACCAAGCATTCAACCGCTGACCAGCCTCTGGAATCTGCTAGTGGTTTTGGCCCAAGTCAGCCTTTATCGGCAACCAGTGGCACAACATACCCCTCTGAAGGGATGAGTAGCAGAGAACGAAGCAGACGTCCCTCTCCTGCTGTGTTTCCTGGTGGAGAACAGCACCCAAGGGCCCGTGATGAAGCTGGCCTGGCAAAACCCTATCACCCCGCTGTGTCTCAGTTCAGAGTAGAGTCAGATCGTCGCAGGGCTAGAGAGCAGCACAGCTTGGCACATCCAAGAAGAGATGAACGAGATGCACACCCTGCCCCATTTCAACAGGACTTACCCCCAGCTACCTCTGCCAGAGACTGGCATCCTCAGGTGTACCCAGATCAGCATGGGGGAGTGTACATTAGCCAGGGTCAAATCTATCCAAGGCTAGATCAGCATGACTTAGGACCATTAGAAACACCAGACATGAATCAGCTTGCATTGCTACATCCTAGCACTTATCATCCACATGGCATAGTACCCCACAGCACGGGTCAGCTTGGTGTGATGCCACCAATGGTACCTGGCAGAGACCAGCAAAGATTGGAACTACCCAGGACAGATCAGCCTAGTATGGTTCCACTTAGCACATATCAGCAGGGTATGATACTTCCTGGCACAGACCAACGTGGTGTAGAACAGCCTGGCATGGATGAGAATGTAATGGGACCACTTGGCATGGATCAGCATGGATTGGTACCTCTTGGAATGGATCAGCATGGATCTGTAATATTTAGCATGGATCAGCAAGGATTGGGACTGCCTAGCATGGATCAACATGGATTGGTTCCACCTCTTAGAGATGAGCGTGGTTTGGTATCACCTGGTTTGATGCAAGTTGCTGCAGATCAGCAAGCTTTTGTACATCCAAGTTTGGAAACGTCTGGCTTCATACAACCTGGAGCAAGTCAGCCTGCTTTGGTCCAGGCTGGAGCAGGTCAGCCTGGTGTAGTCCAGCCTGGCGCAGGTCAGCCTGCTTTGGTCCAGCCTGGCGTAGGTCAGCCAGGTATGGTCCAGCCTGGAGCAGGTCAGCCTGGTGTGGTCCAGCCTGGTGTAGGTCAGCCAGGTATGGTCCAGCCTGGAGCAGGTCAGCCTGGTGTGGTCCAGCCTGGCGCAGGTCAGCCTGGTGTGGTCCAGCCTGGCGCAGGTCAGCCTGGTGTGGTCCAGCCTGGAGCAGGTCGGCATGCTGTGGTCCAGCCTGGCATAGGTCAGCCTGGTATGGTCCAGCCTGGAGCAGGTCAGCCTGGTGTGGTCCAGCCTGGCACACGTCAGCCTGGTGTGGTCCAGCCTGGCGCACGTCAGCCTGGCGTAGGTCAGCCTCGTGTGGTCCAACCTAGAGCAGGTCAGCCTGCTTTGGTCCAGCCTGGTGCACGTCAGCCTGGTGTAGTCCAGCCTGGAGCAGGTCGGCCTGCTTTGGTCCAGCCTGGAGCAGGTCAACCTGGTGTGGTCCAGCCTAGTGCACGTCAGCCTGGTGTGGTCCAGCCTGGCGTAGGTCAGCATAGTGTGGTCCAGCCTGCAGCAGGTCAGCCTGGTGTGGTCCAGCCTGTTGTAGATCAGAGTGCTTATCCACCTGGTTGGGCACAACCTGGTACATATCTACCTGGTTTGGTCCAACCTGGTGCAGATCAGCCTGGCTTGGCCCAACATGGAACAGATCAGCCTGGTTTGATGCAACCTCATGCATATCTACCTAGTTTGGCACAACCTAGCACAGATCAGCCTGGTTTGGTGCAACCTGGAATGGATCAGCCTGGTCTAGTCCAACCTGGGGTAGGTCAGCCTGGTTTGGCGCAGCCTGGTTTGGCGCAGCCTGGAATGGATCAGCATGGTCTAGTCCAACCTGGGGTAGGTCGGCCTGGTTTGGTACAGCCTGGAATGGATCAGCGTGGTCTGGCCCAACCTGGGGTAGCTCGGCCTGGTTTGGTGCAGCCTGGAATGGATCAGCGTGGTCTGGTCCAACCTGGGGTAGCTCGGCCTGGTTTGGTGCAGCCTGGAATGGATCAGCGTGGTCTGGTCCAACCTGGGGTAGGTCAGCCTGGTTTGGTGCAGCCTGGAATGGATCAGCGTGGTCTGGTCCAACCTGGGGTAGGTTGGCCTGGTTTGGTGCAGCCTGGAATGGATCAGCAGGGTATGGTCCAACCTGGGGTAGGTCAGCCTGGTTTAGTGCAGCCTGGAATGTATCAGCGTGGTCTGGTCCAACCTGGAATGGATCAGTGGGGTTTGGTCCAACCTGGAATGGATCAGCATGGTTTGGTGCAGCCTGAGAAAGGTCAGCCTGATTTGCTGCAACCTGGTGCAGGTCAGCATGGTTTGGTCCAAACTGGAATGGAGCAGCGTGGCTTGGTACAACCAGGTGCAGGTCAGCCTGGTTCAGTGCAGCCTGGCACAGATCAGGGTGGTTTGGTCCAACCAGCTACAGATCAGCCTGGTTTGGTCCAACCGGGCTCAGGTCAGCCTGGTTTGGCGCAGCCTGGCGCAGGTCAGGCTGGTTTGGCGCAGCCTGGGGCAGGTCAGCCTGGTTTGGCGCAGCCTGGCGCAGGTCAGCCTGGTTTGGCGCAGCCTGGCGCAGGTCAGGCTGGTTTGGCGCAGCCTGGGGCAGGTCAGCCTGGTTTGGCGCAGCCTGGCGCAG GCCAGCCTGGTTTGGCGCAGCCTGGGGCAGGCCAGCCTGGTTTGGCGCAGCCTGGCGCAGGCCAGGCTGGTTTGGCGCAGCCTGGGGCAGGTCAGCCTGGTTTGGCGCAGCCTGGCGCAGGTCAGGCTGGTTTGGCGCAGCCTGGCGCAGGTCAGCCTGGTTTGGCGCAGCCTGGCTCAGGTCAGCCTGGTTTGGCGCAGCCTGGCGCAGGTCAGCCTGGTTTGGCGCAGCCTGGCGCAGGTCAGCCTGGTTTGGCCCAGCCTGGCGCAGGTCAGGCTGGTTTGGCGCAGCCTGGCGCAGGTCAGCCTGGTTTGGTCCAACCTAGTGCACGTCACCTTGGTTTTGTGCAACCTGGAGTGGATCAGCGTGGTTTGGTACAGCCTGGCACAGATCCACGTGGCTTTTTAAAGCCTAGCATATATACGCCTGGCTTGGTTTCACCTGATATATATCCACCTGGTCCAGTACAGCCTGGTGCATATCTGCCTGGTTTGGTACAGCCTGGTGCCTATCCACGTGGTTTGGTCCCATCTGGTGTCTATCCTCATGGTTTGGTTCAGCCTGGTGCCTATCCTCATAGTTTGGTCCAGGCTGGTGCATATCCACATGGTTTTGTGCAGCCTGGATTAGATCAGCGTGGTTTGAGGCAACCTGGTACAGATCAACAAGGCTTGATACCACTAGGCACAGAGCTTCGTCGCTTTCCAACATTCCGTGCAGATTCTCGAAATTTTATATCACCACGCCCATATCAGCATAGTGTGGTACCTCCTGGCAGAACTCAACATGGCCAAGTGTCACCACTACCAGCCAATCAAGATTTGGCATTGCCAGGTATAGACCAAGAGGGTTTGGTACCACCAGAAACTTACCAGCATGGTGTAATGCATCCTGGCACAGACCAGCCTAGCCCAGCACCATTAAGCACAGGTGTGAGATCTGCACGCCTGGATCAACAGCATTTGGTATCTCCTGGCCCAGATCAACGTGACCATGCCTACTCCACCCCAGTCTCCCAGGGTGTAGATCGTTATGTCCAGGTAGATGCGGATCCAAATCAAACATATGCTTCAAACCAACTGGGAGTTTCTACCCAGACGACCCCTACCCAAGATGCCACCTTTTTCAGGAGGGAAACCTCCCTTAACTATCTCGACCAAGTCTCATCAGAAAAGATTGACGTCCAGAGTGAGAGACGTGAGTCACTGGATAAACTGGCTCCCAGCTTCCCTATGGCAGTGGAAACATTTCGTCTGATGGGGGAGCTCATCGGCCTCTATGTAGAGCTAAAGGAGAACATGAAGGATCTGGATGAGCAGGAAGCTGGCCAAACTGACTTGGAAAAGATCCAGTACCTGCTCGCCCTGATGG TCAAAAAGACCATACCCCCTGACCTGCAGGAGCAGCTGAAGACTTTGAAGACCTTGACCAAAgaaattcggcaggaaaaagcaAAG CTGGACAAGATGCAAAAGGTCGTGGAGGGCGATGCGGAGCAAGAAATAGGAAAGGACATGAAAACTGGCCAGCTGACCATGCAGCTGGGCATCCTCAG AGTCACCGTGGCTGACATCGAGAAGGAGCTGGCTGAGCTGAGGGAGAGCCAAGAGCAGGGCAAGGTCAGCATGGAAAATTCAGTCTCCGAAGCGTCCCTTTACCTGCAGAATCAG TTAGACAAGCTCAGGACAATCATCGAGAGCATGCTGACCTCGTCTTCCACGCTGCTGTCCATGAGCATGGCGCCTCACAAGACCCTGACAACCTTGGCACCGGGCCAGATTGACCCTGAGGCCACCTGCCCAGCCTGCAGCCTGGACCTGAGCCATCAGGTCAGCACGCTGGTGCGGCGCTACGAGCAGCTCCAGGACATGGTCAACAATCTGACTACCACCCGGCCGTCCAAGAAAACCAAGCTCCAGAGCCAG GATGAAGAGCTGCTGGGCCATGTCCAGCGTGCCATCCTGCAGGTGCAGGGCGACTGCGAGAAGCTCAACATCACCACCAGCAACCTCATCGAGGACCAtcggcagaagcagaaggacaTCGAT GTGTTGTACCAGGGTCTAGAGAAACTCGAGAAGGAAAAGGCTAACAGGGAAAACCTGGAGATGGAGATTGGCACA AAAGCCGACAAGAGTGCCCTGGCAGCCAAAGTGAGCCGTGTCCAGTTTGACGCCACCACAGAGCAGCTGAACCACATGATGCAGGAGCTGGTGGCTAAGATGAGTGGGCAGGAGCAGGACTGGCAGAAGATGCTGGACAAGCTCCTGCTAGAGATGGACACCAAG CTGGACCGCCTGGAGCTGGATCCAGTGAAGCAGTTGCTGGAGGATCGGTGGAAATCCTTGCGACAGCAGCTCAAAGAGCGCTCCCCACTCTACCAGGCAGATGAGGCAGCCGCCATGCGGAG GCAGCTCTTGGCACATTTCCACTGCCTCTCATGTGACCGTCCCTTGGAGACACCTGTGACTGGGCA aatcaTCCCTGTGACTCCTGTGTGCCCAGGCCTGCCCGGGCACCGTTCCATCCGCCCCTACACTGTCTTTGAACTGGAGCAGGTCCGGCAGCAGAGCCGCAA CCTGAAGCTGGGCAGCGCTCCCTTCCCTCGGAGCGACCTGGCGCAGATGGAGCGGAGTGTGGGGCGCCTGCGCACCATGCACTCCAAGATGCTGATGGACATCGAGAAGGTGCAGATCCACTTTGGAGGCTCGGTCAAGGCCAGCAGCCAGATGATCCGCGAGCTGCTGCAGGCCCAGTGCCTCAGGTCCCCCTGCTACAAACG GGTACACGATCCGGCCGATTACACCTACTCAACGGTGCCTCGGCGCTGCGGGGGCAGCCACACCCGCACCTACCCCTACCGCCGAAACCGCCTGCAgcacctggcccagggcctgtACCCCACCGACGAGATCCAGATTGCCATGAAG CATAAAGAGGTGGATATCTTGGGCCTGGATGGACATATTTACAAGGGACGGATGGATACCAGGCTACCGAGCATCCTGAGCAAAGACA GGGTCACAAAGCAGAAGGCCAAGCAGCCCCGGCCCCACGTGCACCGGCAGCAGTCCCTTGGTGACAATGGCCAGCTGCCCTCGCGGCCTCAGAGCGCTCAGATGCTGGCGGGCAACAACTCAG CTCCTTCTCGTCAATGGAAAGACAGACCCGTCTCCTCCGAGGGACGCCTCTCCCAGCCGAATATGGcccacccacccagccccagCGAGATGGCAAACGTACCGGCAGGGATGGAGATACCCATGGATGTGCCTCCTGGGGAGGGGCTCGAGGAGCCCACCCGGGGGCCACGGTCCACCTCTGCTCACAGAGCagagcaataa